The following are from one region of the Methanomassiliicoccales archaeon genome:
- a CDS encoding transglutaminase-like domain-containing protein, with translation MEQTGPNPNQQTYAQQYDQTYGPPPPPQPGPSQLPPPRRRNRGALKAGVVLVIVIVIAVILIMPSTQDFLKRSFISPFQESFPEYADISFKRTFTVGANGGSLINYTVGSIRPQNISQEGVNLQLVESFSTNPTPTSVIQRGSASGLLWEGGQLVGQQQETITVLYHVRETTRQWSLASTDSGTASQIPSSLKVAYLGDEWKIQATDPSIVALSKQINGNGTNVYTILKSTYTWVTNNIAYPGSPVAGEPKTSLETLQTKVGDCDDQSNLFLGLIRAAGVPGWLQLGALYNPATNQMEGHAWVQTYVPYASGGGVYVNIDLVNKNFLVWKSSFVCDYTDNGNAVDLRNYYYTFYSVYDPLTYPSSSGPSFQDSYAVLSYSESPNRVTVNQLVDGGGWSMLATVRS, from the coding sequence GTGGAGCAAACAGGGCCCAATCCGAACCAGCAGACGTATGCCCAACAGTACGATCAGACCTATGGACCTCCACCGCCGCCGCAACCGGGACCCAGTCAATTGCCTCCTCCAAGGAGGAGGAACCGCGGGGCACTTAAGGCAGGTGTGGTCCTGGTCATCGTGATCGTCATAGCGGTCATTTTGATCATGCCCTCCACTCAGGATTTCCTTAAGAGATCGTTCATATCGCCGTTCCAGGAATCGTTCCCTGAGTACGCGGACATCTCTTTCAAGAGGACCTTTACGGTCGGGGCGAACGGAGGGTCGCTCATCAATTACACAGTGGGATCCATCCGCCCGCAGAACATATCGCAGGAAGGGGTCAACCTGCAATTGGTTGAATCGTTCTCTACCAATCCGACCCCGACATCCGTGATACAGCGCGGATCGGCCAGCGGACTCTTGTGGGAAGGTGGTCAGTTGGTGGGTCAGCAACAAGAGACCATCACTGTCCTGTACCATGTCAGGGAAACAACCAGACAATGGTCCCTGGCATCGACCGATTCAGGGACCGCTTCCCAGATCCCATCTTCCCTCAAGGTGGCCTACCTGGGAGACGAATGGAAGATACAGGCCACCGATCCCAGCATTGTGGCGTTGTCGAAACAGATAAACGGCAACGGGACCAACGTCTATACCATTCTCAAATCGACATATACCTGGGTCACGAACAACATTGCTTATCCCGGCTCTCCGGTCGCCGGCGAACCGAAGACCTCATTGGAGACGCTCCAGACGAAGGTAGGGGATTGCGATGACCAATCCAACCTATTCCTGGGCCTCATACGGGCTGCGGGCGTCCCCGGATGGCTCCAGTTAGGGGCTCTGTACAACCCAGCAACCAACCAGATGGAGGGGCATGCATGGGTGCAGACCTATGTTCCTTATGCCAGCGGGGGAGGTGTCTACGTCAACATCGATCTGGTCAACAAGAACTTCCTCGTATGGAAGTCATCATTCGTATGCGACTACACCGACAACGGAAACGCCGTGGACCTAAGGAACTACTATTACACGTTCTACAGCGTCTATGACCCATTGACCTATCCATCCAGTTCCGGCCCCTCGTTCCAAGATAGCTATGCGGTGCTAAGCTACAGCGAATCACCGAACAGGGTCACCGTCAATCAGCTGGTCGACGGCGGTGGCTGGTCGATGCTGGCGACGGTCAGATCATAA
- a CDS encoding pyruvoyl-dependent arginine decarboxylase codes for MNLLPKKFFVTSGCAVSKVSDLNAFDQALKEAKIGELNLVSVSSVLPVGAKQVAPRDLPMGSITHCVLAQMRGGEGEMISAGIAYAFRKDGQGGYVAEGHMHGTKKALREVLEWKMNEMANLRDIELKPIRYAVEELSIPMDHYGTCLGSLVFVEY; via the coding sequence ATGAACTTACTGCCAAAGAAATTCTTTGTCACTTCAGGCTGCGCCGTCTCCAAGGTCTCGGACCTCAATGCTTTCGACCAGGCTTTGAAAGAGGCAAAGATTGGCGAGCTTAACCTGGTTTCCGTGTCATCGGTCCTGCCAGTAGGCGCCAAGCAGGTCGCCCCGCGGGACCTTCCTATGGGGTCCATCACACATTGCGTCCTGGCCCAGATGAGGGGCGGAGAGGGAGAGATGATCTCTGCCGGTATCGCCTATGCCTTCCGCAAGGACGGACAGGGCGGATACGTGGCCGAGGGACACATGCATGGCACCAAGAAGGCGCTGCGAGAAGTCCTGGAATGGAAGATGAACGAGATGGCCAACCTCAGGGACATTGAGCTGAAGCCGATACGTTATGCCGTTGAGGAGCTCTCCATCCCCATGGACCACTATGGCACCTGCCTCGGCTCGTTGGTCTTTGTAGAGTACTGA
- a CDS encoding DUF835 domain-containing protein produces MAQETRPFFVMPASALRDLREELELMEGTSSAATMERYGYRAGVGLLKTLDIKCNDLDQAKDMLAQIWSETGLSRIHVDIVTDHQIMVTFQESLEAGSGRRCDFTRGYLTGVVSSLLGRRFESTEVSCISEGAERCVHVLTPGVAYDVPETVTKRSTGDQKYVLQPGNSYLLEVADPAIAYEIFQDQISEGYKGMIVAREYPEKVQKRWGLDRVPYLWLSYEIQNKYGREPTNVPLIYSEIKNFLGTSVRPIVLISGVEYLISQNNFPKILKFIQLINDNIAMNEGMLLLPLSTETLNQKDVRLLERELHLLELK; encoded by the coding sequence ATGGCCCAGGAAACGAGACCGTTCTTCGTGATGCCCGCTTCGGCCCTGAGGGACCTGCGGGAAGAGTTGGAGCTGATGGAAGGCACATCATCAGCGGCGACCATGGAGCGCTACGGTTACCGGGCCGGGGTCGGACTGCTCAAGACCCTGGACATAAAATGCAATGACCTGGATCAGGCCAAGGACATGCTGGCCCAGATATGGTCGGAGACCGGCCTGAGCCGGATCCACGTCGACATTGTCACCGATCATCAGATCATGGTTACGTTCCAGGAATCCCTGGAGGCAGGATCTGGCCGCCGGTGCGATTTCACCCGAGGGTATCTGACCGGGGTGGTCTCGTCGCTGCTCGGAAGAAGATTCGAATCGACCGAGGTGTCCTGCATTTCGGAAGGAGCGGAAAGATGCGTGCATGTCCTGACACCAGGGGTCGCCTACGACGTGCCAGAGACAGTGACAAAGCGTTCTACAGGCGACCAAAAATATGTCTTGCAGCCGGGAAATTCGTATCTATTGGAAGTGGCAGACCCGGCCATCGCCTATGAGATCTTCCAGGACCAGATATCTGAAGGATACAAAGGAATGATAGTGGCCAGGGAGTACCCTGAAAAGGTCCAAAAGAGATGGGGCCTGGACCGGGTTCCCTACCTCTGGCTTTCCTACGAGATCCAGAACAAGTACGGCCGTGAACCGACCAATGTCCCCTTGATCTATTCAGAGATCAAGAACTTCCTGGGAACGTCCGTCCGGCCGATCGTGCTCATCTCTGGAGTGGAATACCTCATAAGTCAGAACAATTTCCCGAAGATCCTCAAGTTCATACAATTGATCAATGACAATATCGCAATGAACGAAGGCATGCTGCTGTTGCCATTATCGACCGAGACGCTCAATCAGAAGGATGTCCGACTTTTGGAGCGGGAACTTCACCTTCTGGAGCTGAAATAG
- a CDS encoding Rab family GTPase, whose protein sequence is MEKKQFIRKVCLIGDGAVGKTSLVRRYVLDVFGDDYISTFGAKVSKKVITLGDVELTIMIWDILGQKGGASMHSAYFSGANGAFMVCDNTRQDTVESLNSWFQEFSRVAGKVPVIPLVNKCDLIPQATEDSLRSLSAVIGRDFRRTSAKTGEGVEEAFLQLGKLMVGG, encoded by the coding sequence ATGGAAAAGAAGCAATTCATACGGAAGGTCTGCTTGATAGGGGACGGTGCGGTCGGGAAGACCAGTCTTGTAAGGCGTTACGTTCTTGATGTTTTCGGTGATGATTACATATCGACCTTCGGCGCAAAGGTGTCGAAGAAGGTCATAACCCTGGGAGATGTCGAGCTCACCATCATGATCTGGGACATACTGGGTCAGAAGGGCGGTGCCTCCATGCACTCTGCCTATTTCTCCGGCGCGAACGGTGCCTTCATGGTGTGCGACAACACCAGACAGGATACCGTCGAAAGTCTGAACTCCTGGTTTCAGGAATTCTCCCGGGTGGCGGGAAAGGTCCCGGTGATACCGCTAGTTAACAAGTGCGATCTAATCCCCCAAGCCACCGAGGACTCGCTCAGGTCGCTCTCGGCGGTCATAGGCCGGGATTTCAGGAGAACTAGCGCAAAGACCGGGGAGGGCGTGGAGGAAGCGTTCCTTCAGCTCGGCAAACTGATGGTGGGCGGCTGA
- a CDS encoding PAC2 family protein: MDEDMFLHEYKDAQITNSMAVIGFPSVGLVSSIAANYIVRTMKLERIATIISKDFPPYTILHDGIPSPPVRIYAGKRICDGEGEKCEQIVVILSEFMPRPDLIKRLSEVILEWCQKKGIDTILTLEGVNTSDNLQETRTFGVGTTGRMKNMLKTYRISEMREGMVSGISGVLLSEGDRLSIDVMCLLGPAKADMPDARGAARLLEIIGEMLPEIKLDPQPLRMEAEAIEREMKSAMESMKQTKKPGEESYLYG, translated from the coding sequence ATGGACGAAGACATGTTCCTCCATGAGTACAAGGACGCGCAGATCACCAATTCCATGGCGGTGATAGGGTTCCCGAGCGTAGGCTTGGTGAGCTCCATCGCTGCCAACTATATCGTCAGAACGATGAAGCTGGAACGGATCGCCACCATCATCTCCAAGGATTTTCCGCCATACACCATCCTCCATGACGGGATCCCGTCCCCGCCCGTACGCATCTATGCCGGCAAACGCATATGCGACGGTGAAGGGGAGAAGTGCGAGCAGATCGTGGTCATCCTTTCAGAGTTCATGCCCAGGCCCGACCTGATCAAGAGACTGAGCGAGGTCATCCTGGAATGGTGCCAAAAGAAGGGGATAGACACCATCCTTACCTTAGAGGGCGTCAACACCTCTGACAACCTCCAGGAGACCCGGACCTTCGGCGTCGGAACGACCGGGAGGATGAAGAACATGCTCAAAACGTACCGGATATCGGAAATGCGAGAAGGGATGGTGTCTGGCATATCAGGTGTCCTGCTCTCCGAAGGGGACCGGCTGAGCATCGATGTGATGTGCCTGCTCGGGCCGGCCAAGGCGGACATGCCAGATGCCAGGGGGGCAGCGAGGCTCCTCGAGATCATCGGTGAGATGCTTCCTGAGATCAAGCTCGACCCGCAACCCCTGAGGATGGAGGCTGAGGCCATCGAGAGGGAGATGAAGAGCGCCATGGAGAGCATGAAACAGACCAAGAAGCCGGGTGAGGAATCATATCTGTATGGATAG
- a CDS encoding pitrilysin family protein produces MAQDSLNITHTPGGIPVIVERLPYFRSVALSVNVSVGSRDEPQDHCGIAHLLEHLMFKGTSERSTKEISEIIEGAGGELNGYTTKELTSFHVFSLDETAETAQNILSDMIVNPLIDEEHVELERSVVTQEINMMVDEPEDYSRVLLDQTIWKGHPMATPESGLVESVKGIETPDLRGFYTDNYLPPNLTVVACGHVDRKKVLRWATESFDHLPRAKKAPERVPPLTHSSINVFPREGDQAYVEMGFPGVDARDPDRQAVWLACGVLGAGTSSRLYQRIREDEGMVYTIYTFPQLFSDCGLIETHFSTESDKAETVIKHIAEELKRLKDEGLVQGELERAKRWVKGTLVRKLENTESRMYWLGEHYMMTGEVVPLGKMLEDFDKVTEDDVVRVANELFKRNKLCVVLHAPDSQGKKIAKNIKTLDF; encoded by the coding sequence GTGGCCCAAGACAGCTTGAACATCACTCACACTCCGGGCGGCATCCCGGTAATCGTCGAGCGCCTACCGTACTTCCGTTCCGTGGCGCTTTCGGTCAACGTCAGTGTCGGCTCCCGGGACGAGCCCCAGGACCATTGCGGAATCGCCCACCTGCTGGAGCATCTCATGTTCAAGGGGACCAGCGAGCGCAGCACCAAGGAGATCTCTGAGATCATCGAGGGGGCCGGCGGCGAGCTGAACGGATACACGACCAAGGAGCTTACCTCCTTTCACGTCTTCTCATTGGACGAGACCGCCGAGACCGCTCAGAACATCCTCTCCGACATGATCGTGAACCCGCTCATCGACGAGGAGCATGTCGAACTGGAAAGGAGCGTCGTCACCCAGGAGATCAACATGATGGTCGATGAGCCCGAGGACTATTCCCGGGTCCTGCTGGACCAGACGATCTGGAAGGGACACCCGATGGCCACTCCGGAATCCGGCCTGGTGGAGAGCGTCAAAGGCATCGAGACCCCCGACCTGCGTGGATTCTACACCGACAACTATCTCCCCCCAAACCTGACCGTGGTGGCATGCGGTCATGTGGACCGGAAGAAGGTCCTGAGATGGGCCACTGAAAGCTTCGACCATCTGCCCCGGGCGAAGAAGGCGCCGGAACGTGTGCCTCCCCTTACGCATTCATCCATCAACGTTTTCCCAAGGGAAGGGGACCAGGCCTATGTGGAGATGGGATTTCCCGGTGTGGATGCGAGGGACCCGGACCGGCAGGCAGTATGGCTGGCCTGCGGCGTTCTGGGGGCCGGGACCAGCTCCCGCCTGTACCAACGCATACGGGAGGACGAAGGGATGGTATACACCATATACACCTTTCCGCAACTGTTCAGCGATTGCGGTCTGATCGAGACCCATTTCTCGACCGAGTCGGATAAGGCCGAGACGGTCATCAAGCACATAGCCGAGGAGCTGAAACGGTTGAAGGACGAAGGCTTGGTGCAGGGAGAGCTGGAAAGGGCCAAGCGCTGGGTCAAGGGAACTCTGGTCAGGAAGCTGGAGAACACCGAATCACGCATGTACTGGCTCGGAGAACATTACATGATGACCGGCGAAGTGGTGCCTCTGGGTAAGATGCTGGAGGATTTCGACAAGGTGACCGAGGACGATGTGGTCCGGGTCGCCAACGAGCTGTTCAAGCGGAACAAGCTCTGTGTCGTTTTGCATGCCCCGGACAGCCAGGGAAAAAAGATCGCCAAGAACATAAAGACACTGGACTTCTAA
- a CDS encoding hydrogenase maturation protease, with protein sequence MKSRTLVLGIGSPIVTDDAIGFRIVDQLRTMALKDVDLEEASTSGLDLIEMMLDYQLVIVVDAIVTTNYAPGTVMVLGEESFHATIHGTNPHEVNVGTALELGRKLEPERMPREIFFVAVEVNDVWTVGDTMTPEVEESLPEAVQTVLDLIEGKHRA encoded by the coding sequence ATGAAGTCAAGGACGCTAGTACTGGGCATAGGAAGCCCGATCGTGACCGACGACGCCATCGGTTTCCGCATAGTCGACCAGCTGAGGACAATGGCCCTGAAGGATGTCGACTTGGAGGAGGCCAGCACCAGTGGCCTCGACCTCATCGAGATGATGCTTGACTATCAGCTTGTCATCGTGGTCGATGCCATCGTGACCACCAACTACGCCCCAGGAACCGTCATGGTCCTGGGCGAGGAATCATTCCACGCCACGATCCACGGCACCAATCCGCACGAGGTTAACGTGGGGACCGCTTTGGAACTCGGACGAAAGCTGGAGCCGGAAAGGATGCCAAGAGAGATATTCTTCGTGGCGGTCGAGGTTAACGACGTCTGGACAGTGGGAGACACCATGACCCCGGAAGTCGAAGAGTCTCTGCCCGAGGCCGTCCAGACAGTCCTCGATCTGATCGAGGGAAAGCACCGGGCCTAA
- a CDS encoding LysR family transcriptional regulator, with translation MKLEPKVALEVNGVDLTSHQLEVIAAIYRHGSQRSAARSLGIATPVLNRYVRQIEAKTKLKLAEGTASGTVLTADGERIAKEYEALRVRMSKSPVLVVGCTIITEDLLLSSLSKVDPEGKFDLIISDDLRNLKDFRAGMMDLVVLDDPLYAFDESEALFDEIGFDRLLHVDRGTTYLRFLYGAQRIGFKHLEVTGKTYRVERTERSLTSLMNSNMSFFVNESLAARKGLKIRSDTDPRLLKHEIMVLYHEERPDIASLLLELKKQRVL, from the coding sequence GTGAAGCTGGAGCCCAAGGTAGCATTGGAGGTCAACGGAGTCGACCTGACCTCCCATCAGCTCGAGGTCATCGCAGCCATATATCGTCATGGCAGCCAGCGTTCGGCCGCCCGGAGCCTGGGCATCGCCACCCCGGTGCTGAACCGGTATGTCAGGCAGATCGAGGCCAAGACGAAGCTGAAGCTTGCGGAAGGTACCGCATCCGGTACTGTGCTTACTGCAGATGGGGAAAGGATCGCCAAGGAATACGAAGCCCTCCGTGTCCGCATGTCCAAGTCGCCGGTCTTAGTGGTGGGATGCACCATCATAACCGAGGACCTCCTGCTATCATCTCTTTCTAAGGTGGACCCGGAAGGGAAATTCGACCTGATCATATCCGATGACCTGAGAAACCTCAAGGACTTCCGAGCCGGAATGATGGACCTGGTAGTGCTGGACGATCCGCTCTATGCTTTCGACGAGAGCGAGGCATTGTTCGACGAGATCGGTTTCGATCGGCTCCTCCATGTCGATCGCGGGACCACCTATCTTCGCTTCCTGTACGGTGCCCAGCGTATTGGCTTCAAGCATCTGGAGGTAACCGGAAAGACCTACCGGGTGGAAAGGACGGAACGTTCATTGACCTCGTTGATGAACTCCAACATGAGCTTCTTTGTGAACGAGAGCTTGGCGGCCAGAAAGGGTCTTAAGATCAGGAGCGACACGGACCCGAGGCTGCTCAAGCATGAGATAATGGTGCTTTATCATGAGGAAAGGCCGGACATCGCATCATTGCTGCTGGAACTGAAGAAACAACGGGTTCTCTGA